Genomic window (Chelmon rostratus isolate fCheRos1 chromosome 15, fCheRos1.pri, whole genome shotgun sequence):
TTGCAGAGGCCGGAGGGATCGACTTGTTTGTAGGAGGTCGGACACATGATTGTTAACATTGTTTTGTCTGCCATGTTTCATCAGTGAAACAGAGCATGTTGGAAATCTCATAGGGATCATTTCATGTCTTCTTTGATTCaaagcttctctctctctgtaggtaTTGGCCCTGATGGTCACATAGCGTTCAATGAGCCAGGTTCTAGCCTTGTTTCCAGGACCAGAGTGAAAACCCTGGCTAAGGACACCATCGTGGCCAATGCTCGTTTCTTTGGCAACGACCTCTCCAAGGTTCCCACCATGGCTCTGACTGTAGGTGTAGGAACTGTCATGGATGCCAAGGAGGTCAGAGGCAGTTAATGTATTCATCAGCTGTCATTGAAAAACACAAtctaataataatctaatgcaacaatgaaaaaatattctctattatatacagtatgcactATTTCTACATACCATACAACTGACAGTTTGAATAAGAACACACGTTTCAAGATATCCAGCTCTTAATATTCCTACTTTTAAGGATCCACAGCAAGTAATGGAGTATAACGCTGATGTTGTCCTCTGCTCAGGTGATGATTCTCATCACAGGGGCACACAAAGCCTTTGCTCTGTACAAAGCCATTGAGGAGGGAGTGAACCACATGTGGACAGTTTCAGCCTTCCAGCAGCACCCACGCACCATCTTTGTTTGTGATGAAGATGCCACCCTGGAGCTACGAGTCAAAACAGTCAAATATTTTAAAGGtaccaacaacagcagcaccatgcACAGCACCATGCACAGCACCATGCACAGCACCATGCAGCACCAGAAAGTTTTCACTGACATCTGCTTTTGCACAGTATTGCATAGAATAGTACTGCTGCCATTTAAGTAATATTCTGCGTGTGTATCTAatcaccttttttcttttcttttttttttttaacccatttCCATTGTAGGTTTAATGCATGTTCATAATAAACTGGTGGACCCGGTGCTCAGCATAAAGCCAGACCAGTAAAACAGAGATCACCAAGGAAGAGAACTGAACATGTGAAGATGTCAAAGATCCCCGGATCCTACGTGATCGGACAGCCTTATTGCTCTGGTACTGTTCTATACCTGAGGAACTGTTGAGCCAGTGTTTGAGTGACTCTCCTGCCGTGCATATTGTTCATTCGTAGACTTGAACTGCCTTTGGATTGTGTTAGCTTCTGATTGGTCCAGTTTTTAATGACAGGTGAATGATCTTGCATTTTAGATGTAATCATGAAACGCCTGCACTCTTTCTTTGTTTAACCGTTTGGATTTAAACGATAGCAccagctgacttttttttttttttgaatcgCTGCTGGTGGTGATAGGTTGGCCctcttcatttttgtttagCATGAGAAATTTGAAGGCTCGAGTTGAAGTCCTGACAGTAAACAGAAAGCCTTCATTTTGTTCGGTGTCAAGTGAACTAAGAATGTCTCTGGTCTCTGTGaatgcactttgttttttcatcaatGATTCATCCTCCAGTTGATGATTGCCCGGAGGAAGCAGATGCTACATGTTTATTCATAATATCTATTACATCAACAAGCAGTTCTGAAACTTActtaaatgaatgtaatgaaaAGTGACCATCGACTTGTTTTGTACTGTATACTTTATCAGCTCCTTGCTTCTCCTTCGCTGACAGTCACACTAACAACTGCCAAACACAGCCACAGTGCACCGCAGGTCACGAGTGTCCAAGCACTAAATTTCCTTCAAATGAAGCACACTAAAAAAGTGGTTTAATGTCACCAAATGTCTTCTCAGCTGTCATCAAGTTAGAAACTTTGGTCAGGTGATAACAGATGATTGTATATGAAGGACATAGTGACGTCTGCCTCTGGTCAGATTTGAGCGTCCTCCTTGATGTTTCTCTGGTTGTCCGCTGACTCCTGgttgatgacctttgacctcttggCAGTGCATGCTATCAGACATTTTGGTCTGGTGTTCGCAGACCCCCtgccagctctgctgcagcagtggccAGTCCCTCCTCGAGCCTACTGTTCTGTGCATGCAAAGTGAAAGGTTCAGTGCAGTTGTAGTATCAGACTAAGTGTAAACTAGACCTTGAGACATTATTTACCCCAGTGACTGACAAAAAGTTCCTCTCATATGCAACAGCATCCGGATTCATGATGCATCTGCTCAACACTTCAGTTGTATAGTCAGTATCCTTTTGCAGCCTTTTACTTGGTTTCTGTGTAATGGTGTTTTGTTACAACATTCCTTCCTTGGTTTTCTTATATTCTTATGTATTTTCTACTGTGTATTAGGCTGATCCAGACTTGTCTGTGTTCTTGCACatatactgtagtttttaactctttattttctaatgacaataaaaatctTTGCTAAGAATCCTTTGCTTTATACTTATCTTTTATGAAATACAAATTTACTAATGGAAAGTGGCTGGTAAAGTGCATTGTGTCTGCAGATAGCAGTTTTagcaaaaagaaatacagttaGAAATGGAAGCATTTACTGTAACAGGTGTTATTGAGTGACGATAAGGGCGAAACAGCAGTATAAGCACCATCATTGATGTGTGGTCACTGTTTAACATCTTTGTATTGATAGTAGTTAAAACTACTGGCCACCAGAGGGGAGCAACGACTAGCGTTATAAGATTGCATTGTCTTGGTCAGACAGTAGGATTTAATAGATGCTTGACGTGTTAACAGAGCTTTGCTACACTAGGTCATAAATAATTCTATTTGATGAACCCAAGTTTCTTCAGATGATATTAGAAACATTACAATCACTACAATGAAACAAGCTCACGTTGCCTTAGCTGTCATGCACCACTGTAAGGTCGGGTGACGTTTGAATGCAATCTTCTGCAGCTGTCCACTATTTTCACATAAGAGAAGTGTCATGAGTAATAAGCCCATTCACATTTTAGtaattgtttaatttaaaaatagaaTTAGCTGCATTTCTAGTTGTCGCCAAAAGTAATGGATGTGTTGCTCTCAACACTGGTGTTCAGCctcaaagagaggaaaaaagtaaaatttttTGTACAgaggtacaaaaaaaaaaacagtctggacTGTGGGAAGCACATAAAGTGAGGGGATCTGTGGATATGAATGAGAAAGTAGTAAGTGCTGCAGTTGTGATCCAAGCTTCATTTCTGTACATAATTAACATTTCAGTCAGATCTAATTTCATTCTCTCCAAAGGATTTGACAAGTGTGTGGAGTAATATTCAGTAATATGTGTGGCTGGCTTTATCTATGACTAATTAACTTACTTTTGGTGATTACAATCACTCAGTACATCACTGGATCATCAGCTTTGAGTGCATCATACACACTACTGATAATTTACCTTTTGAAGCACAATTTGTTCAACATCAGTGGTGTTATGGAGCTTTATTCACTAATACCTCTGAGCCTGCACAGTGTTCTGCAAAGCATGAAACAGCTCACCTGAAGCTCCACTGTGGCTGTTCCAGAGACATCACATGTATAGTGTAGGTATGTTGAAAGGCTGTGTAATCCTGCAGTACACAGTAGGTGGAAGACACAGAAAGCATCACATGTTGACTTCTCTTCTACACACATCGTCCTGCTGCTCTAAATAACAAGACTGTCAAACTAATGAAAGGAGGAGTGGTGGTACAGTTGTGTGGACCGTCACGTATAAAGATCAGCACATTACGTGTTCCTGAAATCACACTTTCTGTGGTGGAGTGGTGGTGCAaatatgcattttcttttgattaagCCTCAAAGTCCAAGGACTTCATGTCCCCAGAAACTACAAAAGAAGGAAGAGTTACTACGCCACTGAACACAAATTGGCACCACACTTGGAGGCTCAGTGCAGCTATAGTATAGTGACGAATGGGCAGACCAGTCCTTGGTTTCTCCCCTCTCAGTTTCACAGGTTACCAGTCTGGGTGATGGAGGCACCAGCATCCTGATGTGTTGTTCTTCAGCtaatgattcatgttttttcaaGGTACATCTCATTTGATTTGTATGTTAATTTAACTTATTTGCATGCAAGATGCAAGGTTATGTTAGACCGATGTAAGTGGCTAGGAAGTTAATTAAATTGTGATAATACCATGATTAAATTAGCTCTGAGTGCATTAGCCAACATTATGTAATGCAATCGATCTTTAGATATGATTATCaggtgtttattcatttattcccATAACATTAACCCTGTCAATCATTGTTAAAGCAGCCTCTGGAtcaaaacaatatttatttatccGGAACCCAATATTTTTAGGGGACACTATACTTGAATTTGAGTGTCTGAGTGATGATGGATGTCCGGCAGACTGGGAgcactgctgttttcttttaatgataTGAATGTCCTTATGGCAGATTCATGTTACCGCCATCAGTTTTTATCGTTTCTCTGAGACAAAAAGTTCCTTCTGTCAGTTTTGGATAGTGGAGGGTTAAATTGCCCATGCTCCTCAGCCACCGTTGCTACGGAGACAAAGCCAGTCCACGTTGCCTCTCATGTTACAAAACCGTAACTTTCTGTGTATAAAATCAACTGAGTGCGCTCCCATTTATGTGGCCATGGCACAAGATTTGATGCAAATTTACAAAGGCGGGTTATGGggcagtgcattgtgggtagaCTCATTCCACTCCTGTTTCATGTTGCCTGCTGTGGGTGGCATTACATTACACTCAGCTAATGACCATAAAAGACAGACAAGTTGTCCTTAATATATGGGAGGAATGAGTCCAGTAGATAGAATGACATGGGCAGCTGTTCTACAGATGTAATCACTCAGAGACATTTACTACAGATGTTGTTTCTCTTAATGTGTGACAGCAGTCAACAAATTTTGTTGCTAATGCCGCACACCGAATGTAAGGCAGAAGGTTTATCAAGAGCCTCTTGTATTTTTGCCCCTTGATGTGACCAAACCCAACCTAAAACCTCTTGTTTAGACAGGCTTCTTTTGACCTTTATTAGGAAAAAATAAGGCACACAAGGTCTCTAACAAACCTGAACCTTTCCTCACTCAACCATATTGTCAAAATTAACTGCATTAAAAGATTTCTAAAAGATCCAGATAGCATGTGGAATACTATCCCTaaggtggtgtttttttcaaattaatgtGCCCTTATGGTGTCAAAGGCTGGTCCCGTCTATAAGCACAAGTATTCTCCcaacaaatgttttttaatggaaTAATGTCAATATCACTTacagaaacaaataataatttctGAAAATTGgtttaaaaacataattttactTGTAGGACAGCTGTTCAGCTGTGAAGCTCTTCTGTATTCATTTTTATAGAAAATACAGTTTTGCTGTCTCCTAATGTAAGCACAGTAATTAATTCACTGTCAACTGGCATTAAATGCTGATGACATTGCAGCTAATTTGTTCTCAGTGTGTATATGTGACAATGTTTTGGGTTGACAAAAAGCTTATCAAAGAAAGATTATTACGGTCCCTCTGTCATTTAGACATCTACTTTGTTTTTTACTATCTCACAAATGCATAGCACACATAACAGTTAGCACATAGCACTTGCAGTGGCATGGAGCGATCACTGACACGATGCTCAAATAAacctttgtctgtgtttaagaactgatatgtgtttttgtgctgggaaagatctgcacacacacatcacagggaggttttatttactatttaaaTTACCTCACACATCTGTTGCAATTACAGCCACCAGATGGTATCAATATAACATCACACCACactgtatttttgcttttattgtatCTGATTCTATTAAGTTAGGGATGGAATGGA
Coding sequences:
- the LOC121618440 gene encoding glucosamine-6-phosphate isomerase 2 — encoded protein: MRLVILDDYDLASEWAAKYIRNRIIQFKPSADRYFSLGLPTGSTPYGCYQKLIEYYKSGDLSFKYVKTFNMDEYVGLPRAHPESYHSYMWNNFFKHINIDPANAHILDGNAEDLEAECQAYEQKIAEAGGIDLFVGGIGPDGHIAFNEPGSSLVSRTRVKTLAKDTIVANARFFGNDLSKVPTMALTVGVGTVMDAKEVMILITGAHKAFALYKAIEEGVNHMWTVSAFQQHPRTIFVCDEDATLELRVKTVKYFKGLMHVHNKLVDPVLSIKPDQ